From the Lathyrus oleraceus cultivar Zhongwan6 chromosome 4, CAAS_Psat_ZW6_1.0, whole genome shotgun sequence genome, one window contains:
- the LOC127074971 gene encoding protein SKIP34, with translation MCCGQYPLFPKDAGNDHSPSVLDNLRVRLADTEARLARARAREAQLTRRLHEMKRFLSVMEILEGYLKRRYRLQQQRLARLLSLPPAL, from the coding sequence ATGTGTTGTGGCCAATATCCGTTGTTTCCAAAAGACGCCGGCAACGATCACTCACCGTCGGTGCTCGACAACCTCCGCGTCCGCCTCGCCGACACCGAAGCTCGCCTCGCtcgcgccagagctcgtgaagCCCAGCTCACGCGCCGTCTTCATGAGATGAAGCGCTTCCTATCTGTTATGGAAATTCTTGAAGGTTATCTCAAACGCCGTTACCGTCTTCAACAACAACGTCTCGCTCGCCTCCTTTCTCTCCCACCTGCCCTGTAA